In one Alphaproteobacteria bacterium genomic region, the following are encoded:
- a CDS encoding cytochrome c: MRSVAIAAAAATSLCALAASAGAETPLERGTYLMQSIVACGNCHTPQDQNGPIPGMELAGGLPIEEDAFAVVAPNITPDVETGIGGWTDDQIRTAIREGIRPDGSLIGPPMPFEVYHGLSDSDVDAVIAYLRSVPAVSNETPANDYPFPLPPAYGPAVGSVPDVDRSDPVAYGAYLAGPIAHCVVCHSTPDANGVPDLANMLGRGGLTLHGPWGVSVGADITPTGIGHYSDDEVATIIRTGVRPDGSHLLPPMPVGYYAGMSDEDVAAIVAYLRSLPAH; this comes from the coding sequence ATGCGATCCGTTGCCATCGCGGCCGCCGCCGCGACGAGCCTGTGTGCCCTGGCCGCGTCGGCCGGCGCCGAGACGCCGCTGGAACGCGGCACCTACCTGATGCAGTCGATCGTCGCCTGCGGCAACTGCCACACGCCGCAGGACCAGAACGGGCCGATCCCCGGCATGGAGCTGGCCGGCGGCCTGCCGATCGAGGAAGACGCCTTCGCGGTGGTCGCGCCCAACATCACCCCTGACGTCGAGACCGGCATCGGCGGCTGGACCGACGATCAGATCCGCACGGCGATCCGCGAGGGCATCCGCCCCGACGGCTCGCTGATCGGCCCGCCGATGCCGTTCGAGGTCTATCACGGCCTGTCGGACAGCGACGTCGACGCCGTCATAGCCTACCTGCGCAGCGTTCCGGCCGTCAGCAACGAGACGCCGGCCAACGACTATCCGTTCCCGCTGCCGCCCGCCTATGGCCCCGCGGTGGGTTCGGTGCCGGACGTCGACCGCAGCGATCCGGTCGCCTACGGCGCCTATCTGGCCGGGCCGATCGCGCACTGCGTCGTCTGCCACTCGACGCCGGACGCCAACGGCGTGCCCGATCTCGCCAACATGTTGGGCCGGGGCGGGCTGACCTTGCACGGCCCGTGGGGCGTCAGCGTCGGCGCCGACATCACGCCCACCGGCATCGGCCACTACAGCGACGACGAGGTCGCCACCATCATCCGGACCGGCGTCCGCCCGGACGGCTCGCACCTGCTGCCGCCGATGCCGGTCGGCTACTACGCCGGCATGTCCGACGAGGACGTCGCGGCGATCGTCGCCTATCTGCGCTCGCTGCCGGCGCACTGA
- the yejB gene encoding microcin C ABC transporter permease YejB: MFAYVIRRLLLIIPTLLGIMIVNFAIIQVAPGGPIQQIIAEVTGTGVDATGRISGATGSETGQTGAQSGTAAGAAESQYRGAQGLPPEFIAQLERQFGFDKPWYERFVLMIGNYITFDFGESYFRGRPIADLIIERLPVSISIGLWAALISYAVCIPLGVSKARRDGTRFDVWTSGVIIGLYAIPSFLFAILLVVLFAGGRYFDWFPLGHLVSDNWREMSTLELIVDYFWHMTLPIVALVIGSFAVLTMLTKNSFLEELNKQYVLTARAKGLTSRQVLYGHVFRNAMILIIAGVPGAILGVLFAGSLFIEIIFSLDGIGLLGYESVINRDYPVIFATLYFFTLIGLVVNVISDLTYHFVDPRIDFASREV, from the coding sequence ATGTTCGCCTATGTCATCCGCCGACTGCTGCTGATCATCCCCACGCTGCTGGGGATCATGATCGTCAACTTCGCCATCATCCAGGTGGCGCCCGGCGGGCCGATCCAGCAGATCATCGCGGAGGTCACCGGCACCGGCGTGGACGCGACCGGCCGCATCTCCGGCGCGACCGGGTCGGAGACCGGCCAGACCGGCGCGCAGAGCGGCACCGCGGCCGGCGCGGCCGAGAGCCAGTATCGCGGCGCGCAGGGCCTGCCGCCCGAGTTCATCGCCCAGCTCGAGCGCCAGTTCGGCTTCGACAAGCCCTGGTACGAGCGCTTCGTGCTGATGATCGGCAACTACATCACCTTCGACTTCGGCGAGAGCTATTTCCGCGGCCGGCCGATCGCCGACCTGATCATCGAACGGCTGCCGGTCTCGATCTCGATCGGCCTGTGGGCGGCGCTGATCTCCTATGCCGTCTGCATCCCGCTGGGCGTCTCCAAGGCACGGCGCGACGGCACGCGCTTCGACGTCTGGACCAGCGGCGTGATCATCGGGCTCTACGCCATCCCGTCCTTCCTGTTCGCCATCCTGCTGGTCGTGCTGTTCGCCGGCGGGCGCTATTTCGACTGGTTCCCGCTCGGCCACCTGGTTTCCGACAACTGGCGCGAGATGAGCACGCTGGAGCTGATCGTCGACTATTTCTGGCACATGACGCTGCCGATCGTCGCGCTGGTCATCGGCAGCTTCGCCGTGCTGACCATGCTGACCAAGAACTCGTTCCTGGAAGAGCTGAACAAGCAATATGTGCTGACCGCGCGCGCGAAGGGCCTGACCAGCCGGCAGGTGCTCTACGGCCACGTCTTCCGCAACGCGATGATCCTGATCATCGCCGGCGTGCCCGGCGCAATCCTGGGCGTGCTGTTCGCCGGCTCGCTGTTCATCGAGATCATCTTCTCGCTCGATGGCATCGGCCTGCTCGGCTACGAATCGGTGATCAACCGCGACTATCCGGTCATCTTCGCCACGCTGTACTTCTTCACGCTGATCGGTCTGGTGGTCAACGTGATCTCCGACCTGACCTATCACTTCGTCGATCCGAGGATCGACTTCGCCAGCCGTGAGGTCTGA
- a CDS encoding ABC transporter ATP-binding protein, which yields MNEPVGPRSSLLSVRNLGVDFRVAGGSSAAVKNVSFDIGKGETLALVGESGSGKSVSALSILQLLPYPTASHPAGSSITFKGEELVGAPDAKMRRIRGDDIAMVFQEPMTSLNPLHSIERQVSETLILHKKMSKGQARQRTLELLRLVGLPKAETRLGALPHELSGGQRQRVMIAMALANEPDLLIADEPTTALDVTIQAQILKLMKELQQRFGMAILFITHDLTIVRRMADRVCVMQGGEIVEAGPVADVFAAPQHPYTRHLLAAEPKGRPARPEADAPVVMHTADLKVYFPIKAGVFRHTVDHIKAVDGVSVDIREGQTVGIVGESGSGKTTLGLALLRLIASAGPIQFQQQEIQGWHSRDLRPLRREMQIVFQDPFGSLSPRMSIAQIIEEGLKVHNIGADRRAREALIVEALNEVSLDPESRFRYPHEFSGGQRQRIAIARAMVLKPRFVVLDEPTSALDMSVQAQIVDLLRDLQTRHRLAYMFISHDLRVVRALADHVVVMKDGVVVEQGPADRIFDDPREPYTRALMAAAFNLEAIEGVVAS from the coding sequence ATGAACGAGCCCGTCGGCCCGCGCTCGAGCCTGCTCAGCGTCCGCAACCTCGGTGTCGACTTCCGCGTTGCCGGCGGCAGCTCGGCCGCGGTCAAGAATGTCAGCTTCGACATCGGCAAGGGCGAGACGCTGGCGCTGGTCGGCGAGAGCGGCTCCGGCAAGTCGGTCTCCGCCCTGTCGATCCTGCAGCTGCTGCCCTATCCGACCGCCAGCCATCCCGCCGGCTCCAGCATCACCTTCAAGGGCGAGGAACTGGTCGGCGCGCCCGACGCCAAGATGCGCCGCATCCGCGGCGACGACATCGCGATGGTGTTCCAGGAGCCGATGACGTCGCTGAACCCGCTGCATTCGATCGAGCGGCAGGTCAGCGAGACGCTGATCCTGCACAAGAAGATGAGCAAGGGCCAGGCGCGCCAGCGCACCCTGGAGCTGCTGCGCCTGGTCGGCCTGCCCAAGGCCGAGACTCGGCTGGGTGCGCTGCCGCACGAGCTGAGCGGCGGCCAGCGCCAGCGGGTGATGATCGCGATGGCGCTGGCCAACGAGCCCGACCTGCTGATCGCCGACGAGCCGACCACCGCGCTGGACGTCACCATCCAGGCGCAGATCCTGAAGCTGATGAAGGAGCTGCAGCAGCGCTTCGGCATGGCGATCCTGTTCATCACCCACGACCTGACGATCGTGCGCCGAATGGCGGACCGGGTCTGCGTGATGCAGGGCGGCGAGATCGTCGAAGCCGGACCGGTGGCCGACGTGTTCGCCGCTCCGCAGCATCCCTATACCCGCCACCTGCTCGCGGCCGAGCCGAAGGGCCGGCCGGCCAGGCCCGAAGCCGATGCGCCGGTGGTGATGCATACCGCCGACCTGAAGGTGTATTTCCCGATCAAGGCCGGCGTGTTCCGGCATACGGTCGACCACATCAAGGCGGTCGACGGCGTCTCGGTGGATATCCGCGAGGGCCAGACCGTCGGCATCGTCGGCGAATCCGGCTCCGGCAAGACGACGCTCGGGCTCGCCCTGCTGCGCCTGATCGCCAGCGCCGGGCCGATCCAGTTCCAGCAGCAGGAGATCCAGGGTTGGCATTCGCGCGATCTGCGCCCGCTGCGGCGCGAGATGCAGATCGTGTTCCAGGACCCGTTCGGCTCGCTCAGCCCGCGCATGTCGATCGCCCAGATCATCGAGGAGGGGCTGAAGGTCCACAACATCGGCGCCGACCGGCGCGCCCGCGAGGCGCTGATCGTCGAAGCGCTGAACGAGGTCAGCCTCGACCCCGAGAGCCGGTTCCGCTATCCGCACGAGTTCTCGGGCGGCCAGCGCCAGCGCATCGCCATCGCGCGGGCCATGGTGCTGAAACCCCGCTTCGTCGTGCTCGACGAGCCGACCTCGGCGCTCGACATGTCGGTGCAGGCGCAGATCGTCGACCTGCTGCGCGACCTGCAGACCCGCCACCGGCTGGCCTACATGTTCATCAGCCACGACCTGCGGGTGGTGCGCGCGCTGGCCGACCACGTGGTTGTGATGAAGGACGGCGTCGTTGTCGAGCAGGGCCCCGCCGACCGCATCTTCGACGACCCGCGCGAGCCCTATACCAGGGCGCTGATGGCGGCGGCCTTCAACCTGGAGGCGATCGAGGGCGTCGTCGCCAGCTGA
- a CDS encoding ABC transporter permease produces MREHRFLGRRITPFTARRLRNFRRNSRGYWSLWIFLAMFVVSLFAELVANDKPLVVNYDGGWYFPVLETVPETEYGGFFETEAEYREPEVQELIEEKGWMLWPLIPFSYDTFDKELSSPAPSPPDGAHWLGTDDSSRDVVARMIYGFRISVLFGLLLTVGTVILGIVIGAIQGYFGGMTDLIGQRIIDIWGGMPVFFLLLILSSIVTPSFYTVLVLLLLFSWVGLQGLVRAEFLRGRNFDYVRAARALGVGHGTIMFRHVLPNAMVATLTFLPFILTAGITSLTSLDFLGYGLPPGSPSLGELLNQGKANLQAPWLALTAFFTLAIMLSLLIFIGEAIRDAFDPRKVIA; encoded by the coding sequence ATGCGCGAGCATCGCTTCCTCGGGCGGCGGATCACACCGTTCACCGCGCGCCGGCTGCGCAACTTCCGGCGCAACAGCCGCGGCTACTGGTCGCTGTGGATCTTCCTGGCGATGTTCGTGGTGTCGCTGTTCGCCGAGCTGGTCGCCAACGACAAGCCGCTGGTCGTCAACTACGACGGCGGCTGGTACTTCCCGGTGCTGGAGACCGTGCCGGAGACCGAGTATGGCGGCTTCTTCGAGACCGAAGCGGAATATCGCGAGCCCGAGGTGCAGGAGCTGATCGAGGAGAAGGGCTGGATGCTGTGGCCGCTGATCCCATTCAGCTACGACACCTTCGACAAGGAACTGAGCAGCCCGGCGCCGTCGCCGCCCGACGGCGCGCACTGGCTCGGCACCGACGATTCCAGCCGCGACGTGGTCGCCCGCATGATCTACGGCTTCCGCATCTCGGTGCTGTTCGGCCTGCTGCTGACCGTCGGCACCGTCATCCTCGGCATCGTGATCGGCGCGATCCAGGGCTATTTCGGCGGCATGACCGACCTGATCGGCCAGCGCATCATCGACATCTGGGGCGGCATGCCGGTGTTCTTCCTGCTGCTGATCCTGTCGTCGATCGTCACCCCCAGCTTCTACACCGTGCTGGTGCTGCTGCTGCTGTTCAGCTGGGTCGGCCTGCAGGGCCTGGTCCGCGCCGAGTTCCTGCGCGGGCGCAATTTCGACTATGTCCGCGCCGCGCGGGCGCTGGGCGTCGGCCACGGCACCATCATGTTCCGCCACGTGCTGCCGAATGCGATGGTGGCGACGCTGACATTCCTGCCCTTCATCCTGACCGCCGGCATCACTTCGCTGACCTCGCTCGACTTCCTCGGCTACGGCCTGCCGCCTGGCTCGCCGTCACTGGGCGAGCTGTTGAACCAGGGCAAGGCCAACCTGCAGGCGCCCTGGCTGGCGCTGACCGCCTTCTTCACCCTCGCGATCATGCTGAGCCTGTTGATCTTCATCGGCGAGGCGATCCGCGATGCTTTCGATCCGCGCAAGGTGATCGCCTGA